The genome window TTCAGAAGCATCATTCATCTGTGCCTGTACATATTAGCCCTTCATATTAGAGAGATCCCACTATCTAAATTTAtagaatatattaaagaaaaatatataaatttaattccaagtttACTTAAAAAGCAAGGGCACTAACAAAATCTGTAAATTTACCTCCTGGAAAAAATTACTATCTGGATATAGATTGCTTAGAGCAATCCTCAGAGCAGAAGGGGCAACTGCTTCTCGTCGTGTATCTGTAGATGCTACGCTCAGGGCAGTGAAAATTTCATATAATGCACACACAACGCAAGGATCTCCGACGTGAACATGCTCTGATGTTGATCTCCCCAAGAACTCATTTCGAAATCGTCTTAAATGCCACAAAGACTGAGTTTTCACAGGAGGAGCACAGGCCAGAGcagatattaaaaaatgaagtgcATCAATAGGAAAGGTAAGAAAATCGAAAAAGTTTTACTAATGGTATAACAGTAACCTGTATGATTACATTCAGAAAACAATTGTATTCACCCACTTCATTCTTCAGCCCAGTACCCAACATATCTGCTCCagacatatttttaattaccaCGTCATCTGGTGAAAGACCAACATCATCCACTTCATGAGACATCCTTTGTGGCATTCTTAAACTTGAAACCAGGGGTAGTTTCTGATGTGCTTGATATGCATCTGAAACATAAATACATTGTCAAACCATGGCAGATAATCCACAACTACTTCAAGGAACAGGGAAGAAGAACTAATCGCTCAAGATGCTAATAAATGCACTAATAGGGGAAAAGCATTGCAACTTGTGTAGGGTTCCAACCTCAAAGGCTATTCagaattttaagttaatttgtGTAGGACACTACAGTGAGATTAATTGAGGTTGAGGCATCAGCCAACTTGAAAAAACTAATCTATTCATTCAGTCCTCATGTGTATGTTATTTCTGTATATATGGACATTGAATAGTTAATAGAAACAATCAACATAGGGGAGTTCATACTCGTAACAGTAATTCATTTATGCTATTGACTATTTACTTAGAGTCAACCCCCATCCCATTCAGTTAATGACATAAATTTGCAAGATTAATATAACATGAATTATGAATATAACAACAATAGAAGAGATTTACCAAGGCTTTGACGTACGGCTTGTTTAAGGTCTGCTTGGAATCTTTCCTCATCATCCTCCTCTGCTTGTAACTGTCTTAATGTCTTTGTTCCATTGTCTCCCAAATGAAGATTAACTAATTTTAACCCAAAATAATCCATGATCATATTAGTTTCATACTTGACAAATAGGATCCTAATTATAATGTTTAGACATCTTCTTAAGATATAGGGATACTGGTTGGTCCAGTCCCCAAAACCACAAACCTAACATTCATCAGATCCTCAAGTGGCCCCTCTTAGAAAAGGAGGGGTTAATTTCCATGTAAAGAAACAATGATGATATTAATTTAACACCCCAAATTAAAACCAATGTAATGGACTATGTAATCAGAACACATCATGCAGAAAGTGGCTTACAATGATGCAAAGCCCGTCATTGAAACACCAATGAATGAAATAAGACATATCTTTAACCTGCCCTCTTTAGCACTTTAGCCCCTTGTAAAATTGCTAAAATCATGGTAATAATAAGCGGTGCATGCATTAGTCACTGGAAAAAGAGGCATGCTAAAATAGAAATAGCAAGACATGTAAGCCAATAAGGTGATATAAACGgctttgcctatcaaaaaataaaggTGATATAAATGACTCATTGAATACACCATTTCTGCAGAAGCTCCAAAGCAAAGCATAAAATATTCTTACTGAACCAAAGAATCAATTATTGAAATCCTCCCTTCTACAAACCCAATTTTTAAATGTGAAATGAAATGACATAGTCAGATATTCCCCTTTTATGAAGTAAGGAGTTTGTGAAAAGGCACAAATTAATCAACAAGATAATACAGCAGATGACCACTTGTTATCTCACTGTCACCCAATAAGAGGTGTGGTAATAGGGCATGGTAGTCAGGTTAGGCCCTGTTTAAATTGGCATTTTGGAATCCCAAAGCTCTAAACCCAATAAAAGGTTTTGCATTTTATAAGAAGAGCTGCTGGCTTAAAAAAAGGAGGTCAAAATGGGAAAAAACAATGCTTCTTCTCGTGGAATACATTTTTTGAATTATGTGAAAGTTATTTCACGTTTAATGTAACTTTATAATACCAAGATTGCCCCTTTAAAGCCAAAACCAAGCAACAATTCTAAATGAGGCCTCATCACTAAGAACATTTGTCTAATTTCAGCCATTGATCATCTAATGCCAGATGAATTAAGTGGTTACTCATCCTAAAGGCTGGGGTTAGATAGATTTAAATTGGGTAGTCTACTATTTTGGCTCTGTGTTCGAAAGTTTTAGGTGCAAGAAACATCAAAGTCCATGGAAAAACAGGCATAGCTTAAACAGACAGCATAAATTAGACCTCCAAGTTAGCAGAATAACCCGAGGTATGTTATAAACCTAAGCTCACCCCTAGCTCTAGATCCTCCACCTGAAACCAGATTCTACATGACCTCTAACCCACACTTGTTGCACTAGCTTAGGTTGGGTTGGCCAGAACATATCAGAAAAAAGGGATAGGCCAGGTTAGTTTGGAGAAATTTTTGTGCCgtcaaaaccaaataaaatggGTATGAGGCAAAAACCGAACAGAGGGAGAAAGATCTCAGATTCTACTTGGCAATAGAAAATGGTGTAACAATACTCCACTGATTTAACAAAGAACAAGAAAGATCATAGAGTGAGAAAGGAACCAAAAATTTGAGTGACATGGAGAGGCAGAGTTTGAGAGGGAGTTCCTCTCTATGCACAGAACTGGGCGCACAAGCAGCATTCATATCTCAGAACAGATGCAAAGGATTGGGTTCAACTTAACAAGGTTGGAATCCCATACTTTTGCTCGCAAACTAAAGTCAAAACCAActgatcaaaaaaaatttatatttataaataattttttgataggcaaaaagaTAATATTTAGAAAGCGCCAAAGTAAAAGGCACAACAAAGTGCACACAATGAATACATTTGTTGCCAAAAAAGGCAAGCAAGAGGAAAAATgaagaagcaaaaaacaaaCCTCTCTCCTTACTTAGAACTAATCCTTTATATTTATCAATAGCTAAATACACACACAAACAAAGGCATAGTTCAGGTACGAAATTAGCCCAATACTGGAAATTAATCTCACTCTCAATTGAAGTAGGGGTTGAGTCTTCCCAATCTATACTATAGTTTACCCAAGTTTCAATTTGAGCTCTGGTTGTATAAGGATGAATCAACTAAGTTTGAGATAATATAGATAAGGACGGCATTATCAAATTGAATGGTTATCACCCCATCATATCCCAATGTATATTACTTTCAGCTTAGAGCTTCAGTTTTGGTAATTACCCACCAGAAATTTAATGCACCTCAGAGGCATTCTACCCATTAATGCTTAGAAAAGAGAGTGGCAATGGCCACACCATGTCCCAATGCATATTTTCTTCAGTTTAGTGCTTCAGTTTAGGTAATTTCCCACCAGAAAGTCAATGTAGCTTAGAGGCATTCTACCCATTAATGATTTAGAGAGGAGAGTTCATGcaggtttgttttttttttcatttttctttgttcaccAAATAAGAGCATAGGCAACTTAAGTTGATGATGTAAACTGATTTCCCATGGTGAATTTAAGACTAAGCACAATATTTTTGAATCACCTTAGAAGAGTTCGAAGAGCCCTAACATGCACCCTTCTAGGCAACCATGAATTCAACTTGGCAACAATTGCATTAGAAACGCTAAAATGTAGCGCAAATGTCAGATGTCTTTGACAAAATGGAGCAAAATAGTAAACAATGACATgctatatttaaataataaaaataaaataaacataacaATTGTTTGGGGGGCAAAAACTTCTAAAAACTTACCTCCACTGCCATGAATTTTAATTTGCTCTTTGACGCGATCTTCAATATGTGAAATCCCCACTTCAACGTTTTCCTTTCCAGATGATACAGCCTGATACTTCCCATCGATCAATTTGGTGGAATTCTTTTGCCGTTTAGTTTTTCTTCCTATCCGCCGCTCAGAAAGCAAAACACCATCCACTGGACTTCCACCATTAGGTAAGCCTGCACATGAAAGATGATTATAAACACAGTTTCCAAGTATCAGTCCATCCAAATTATATGGTCTAACTACAAGACTGCTAACCTTGTTCAACTTTTGCATGATACTGACTGGGAGTGCTTCTAAGCCTCTGATTAGCAGAACTAGTAATTGAGTCAATCAGCACTGTAGTACCATCCATAACATCCCTAGGCATGCCATCAAAACTGTTTGGGAACTGGCTCTTCTGCATCAAAGTTCATTAAGGTGCAAAATCATAAGTTTTCCCTTGACACTTGAATGAGTATGGAACTTTCTCAACCTCCAAATTAAGCATCAAGATATCCCTCTGAGAATATTCTCCAGCATTATTTTCATAGTTCCAATTATCCATAGGAAATGGATTTCTTAGAAGGAGGCACCAAATCCTTATTCCAACTAAGTTACAAAGAATTGGCACATTGTATGCTTACCTGCTTAAAATGTTCCAATTGTTCATGTGCATCATGCTCATCAGCACTAGGATTTAAGTAACCACCAGAAAATCCTGTCACCACCTTCTCTGGAATTATTCCAGTTGTTTTCTTACGTTGCTCAGCCAGGTGCTTCTGTTTAGCCTCATTCTCAATTCGTCTTTGATACTCCAAAGTTTCTTCAAGTTTCCTTTCCTCTGCTTCAAGCTCAATCTTTCGTCTAAGTTCCTCTTCTTGATGTTTTGAATTGTCATCATTCACGGAAACAACAGGCTCAGAGTCTGGATGTTCACCATCAGATGCAACTGGACTAGAACTGCAGCAAGACATAAATCAAAAGCACATCAAGAATATTTAATAACCAAGGGtgagatattttaaaaagaatgtGTTAACAGTGTGAGCTTGCATCGCGAATGTAAGAGGGAGACATACTCCTGTTCAGTTGTCACATGATGAAGAACGTGCTGCTCGCTACCACCAGTACCCTGAAAGAGTAAGAAAATATTGACATCATATCCTGGATTCAAGCATAAAGAAGCTACTAGCCCAGTATAAGAAGCAAGAGTCAGACACATTGTTGAAACCTTTGAATCCTTCATTTTCCTATACTctttgccttttttcttttcttttgtcttgTCATGGTTATGTCTTGAATTATCACTTCCCCCAATGGCACTCTTTTTGGAATCAAGTGCAAGTTCTGCTAAAAATGCTTCCCTTGCAGCATCAGATTTCTGTGTGGCATCTTTCTCAGCCAGATCCTCCAAGTGTGCCTGAAAAAGGGAGATTAAAACCAAAAACACGTAAACTTGGACCAGAAAATGGTGAGGCAGAAGAGACAAAGTTGAACTTTTTAACACAAACCCGCATGAATGATTTCAATAGAGGCAATATTATGGACCGATAATCAAAGGCAGACACAGGCTCAAGAGTAAGCTCTAACTGCTGCATCCCAGTAACATTTCGCATGATTCTTGCATCAATTTTGCTCAGCTGCACAACTGAACAAGTTAGATAGAAAAGCAAAACCATCTCATGCTTTTGTTTAGAAAGTGCATGTAGGACCAACAAAACAAACCTCAACAGATAACTGTTCTTTCTGTCTCTGAATAGCAACTTCTATGCAAGCATCCATTTGATGCAGAAAGTCCTTTGATCTCCAATCATCATCCTCACCAGATTCCAAGTCACAAAGATGAGAGGTAACACCATTGTAATGTTCCTCATATCCAAACTGATTCATATTCAAAGATTCTGcttcttttaaaacatttattacGGCATCTAACTCAAATCTATTGCTGATGAGCATGACTTCATTCTCACTCTCCCTAAGTTCTTCACGTCGCTTCCTTAAGACAGACTCAAGGCTTCGACTACCAAAGTCAGTGACATTCTCCCTCTTTTTACCTTCTTCAAGACACAGATCTTCCACAGCTTGCAATGCTTCCTCGTAGCTTAAATGCTCACATTTTCTCTCGCACAAGCTCTGCAGGTGGTAAAATTCCTTCTCCAGCATCTGTAAAATCTCCATTCCTTGATTGGATTTCTCCTCTCTTATACGCATCCATGATGCCAACTGTTCCACACTTGAGGGACCTGTAAATATCCAGGACAACAAAGAACCTCCATCAGGTTGAACCCCATTTTCATTGCAAATGATTGGAGAAGTTTCTGTAGCAGCATCATCTGTGACAGCAACATGACTTGCAGTGGAGGTATTTTCGGTTGGCAGTAAATGCTCATCCAAAAGAAGGCATGAAGCATCTCCATTTAGGAGAACATTCTCTTTGATATCAAAATCCCGATTGAGACTATTTGCATCATCCATGGCACTGCTTGTTTTATCCGAAGATCTAGCTAAACCACAAGCATGAGAAAGCTCCTGCAAGAATTTAAGCAGTTTCCTGAGTTGGGAAGCTCCCAAAAAGCATATGCACGTAGGTGTTTGGTCCACACCATAGTTTAGAAGCTGAGAACCAGAAGCAATACCCTGCAGCTCATCCGTTGTAAATTGCATCACCTTGCTAAGATGGCTCCCAGCTAGACACTTATGTTTAATAAGCATCTCAAACAACACATGAATCTTTTCAAGTAGTTTAGCACGCTCAGAATCATCAGCTAGTGGCCAGCTATTGGCAAGCAAGTATGCCTTGGACCCCTCATTCCCATCACATTCTCTGCTACCCTGGTTTGGAATCTTATCAGAGTCACTCTTCACCAAGTTTCCACAACTGCAACCATCGCCTAACATCCCCTTTTCAGGGGAAGATTCCCATGCATCTTTGAAGCAATCAATGCACTCCTCTGTATTGTTCCCTGTGTAAAATTCATCAATAAGTTCATTTTGTTgacattttgattcatttttcaGCATTTTAACTGCAGCAGAGATATCCAGTGGTTTCCAAGAACAATTAACAATCATCTCAATCCACTCATTGTCAATGTTTTGGGGCAAAACAGACTGCATTTTGGGTAAGAGGTTCCCCATGTGCTCCTGCACAACATGCTGCATGTGCAATTCTGAATCTTTAAATTTCTCACCACAACGGCAGCAAACCCAAAACTTCCACACTTTATTCACTTCTACAAAAGACAAAGCTTCCGATAACACTCCACTTGCCAAGCCATCCTTCACTGAACTAAAATGGGCCTTAAGATCGCTAATCCTGATTTTAAGCAAATCTTTCCTCATATTGAAACTCATTGAATTCCAATATGACCTAACCCTAACCTTTCTTTCCACTGTAGACCCAAATTTCCGGGCATTCTTCCGTCGCTCTCCCACTCTCTGACCAGGTCCTGAAGATGTTTCTGATGCCTTATCAGTCCTATCTCCCTCACTTTGTGATTGAGGCGCATCTGACTTCTGCTGCAATAACCTAGCTGCAGCCACCCGGACTTCAATCTCCTTCCTCCGTTCTTCCTGTGTCTTAGTTGCCTTCTTGATCTCATTAGGCCGCTTACTTTGCACCAACCTCACCTCCATGGGGTCTTCCGAAACCCTCCTTATTGGAATCAACCTAAACTTCTCCTCCCCATTTCCAAGATTCTTCATCCAAGTCGAAATTGATGCAATGTTCGATTTCTGAATAAGAGACCGCAACTCATTCTGCACATGCCCAATCCGTGCTTCCACTGTTGATATCTTCTGCTGGCTCTCATCCTGCAAGCTTTCCTTTGCAGGATCAACCGGACTGTCAATAGACAATGCCCGTTCACACTCATGCACCACCTCTTCATACTCCTTCCCCTCACTCGCTGCCTCATAGAGCAAATTGGCATAAAAATGAGCAAACTCAATGGAATTCGGTGACAGCTCCACCGCTTTCTTAGCAGTCTCAATGGCATTCTTCAAATGCCGCTGCTTCGCATTGGGATCATCAATAATCGACGCTACCTTCACACACACAGTCCCCTGAACTCGGTGAATCAACGCCGAGTGCACAGAGTTGTCGTGGCGAACACTCAACTCCTTCATGATTCTTAGGGCTTTGTTGTGGTTCCCCCGGCGGAGGGCGGTCAGCGACCGCTCGCATTCCAGTTTGATCGCAGAGTAAGCCGAACCCTCCGATTCGACCCCCGTTACCATCTTACTCTTTTCCGAACTGTTGCCCACATTCAGATTCAGAGATTGTTCCGCTTCAGCCGAGTTGGCGCCATCTCCCCCGACTGCGGCGCCCCCCGGCGACCCCTGCGACCCCTTTGAGCGCGGAGCGAGGTTTCGCTTCTTATGCCCCATCTGTATATTCTACAACAATCCTATTGGCATGCATATGAGAGAGAAGAGTAGATAGACTTACTCCGTTAGATAGAGAACACGAAGCGCCAAGTTGGGATTTTGTGAGAGAGCAGCACTTGCCAGTGACGGTGGTGGTGCCGGAGACAGCCGATCGGAGATAATTTCTATGTACAGTGTTCTCTCtccccctttctctctctctctctctctctctctgaagcACGCCTGCCCGAGAAAGGGTGAGGCCTGACGAGAAAACGAGATTAAAGAGAAAGCCACTCtttatatctatatttatattCACACACACCTCTAATCAGACCCCTAATTTCCACtacacaacttttttttttctttttctttttatctcttgATTTTCACTTTTGTAGATTTTTATGTaacttcataaatatataaattattttagacccataaataaaaaaccaaaaatggaAATTTCAGAATCACCCTTTATAGTAAGCTCTATTCACCCGATGTATGAAGGGCAAAATTAGGATGAATAAGTGGCCTTAAATTATAATCCACTCTTTATGGTCTTAATTTcccaataatttaaaattttgatttaggtAGCCCTATATTTAATACACTCAAAATACATTGCTTTTTCGTTTAGGGAGAATGATGATTTGGAACTAGAGGGTCGACAAGAGTAGAGGAGAGAGAGCTCCCAAAGGCCAAGAATAGACGAAACAACAGAGAAGGGAAAGGGAAATTGCTGGCTGTGAATCTGACATCTGCAGTTGGTGAAGCTTGTCATAGTTAGGTGGTTTCTTTTTTAAGTTATGACCAAACCTTCAAGACCAAGGTTACCATCTCTTCAATCTTTGCATTACCAAAAACTAAGCATTCAATGTAAACAAAAACCAgaatacatgaagaatcagtTGGAGCTCACATGGGGTTGTAAatttatgaatgaaaaactGTGTGTTAGGGTTGAGGAGTAGAAAGGCTGGAACTGTTACTTATAACAACAATTTTGAGATAGCAGATAACAACAGCTTCATAAGAGTTCAAACTAATGCCTGAGGCAACCAAAGTTCCTCTTCTTTCTTTCACAACAAAACTGCAATGGTGGTGCGACAACATTGCCTTCTACAGTAAATGCATGCGCTCGACATAGGATTGGAGTAGCCATCTGCCAAGGGGCTCCCCTCGTCCGACAAAACAACCGGAGTTGCCATTTTCAGTGAAAAAGGGGAAGCTGAATATATGCAGCAGTTCTTGCACTGCCTGCCTCACCAGAGAAGCTCCTGTCACCCTGCTCCGCCGACCCCATCCTGTCACTATATCAATCCGGCTGGGAACAGTTCCAGATACAAGCATCTCCCGGTGGAACCAGGCAAGTGTCCGTGAGAGTGCCGTCACAGCAGTCCCATCTGACATGAAGTGCAGATTGATGAGCCAATAACATGAGCTTTTCTCTCTAACCGCGTCTGGATAGACATTCTTCTGTGCAGCAACTTCCCACACAGAACCAGCCTCCTCCTTGAGCCCTGACTTGTGGAGAAAATCCACGACTGCATCAACAAGTCCCCTCTTACTCTCCCTATCCTCGCTGTGCATCAGATCCAGGAACTTGCTCACATGATCTCGAACATTCTGTCCATCAGGTCCTGCAGCTGGCATGGACAGTAGGAACATGTGTGCAGGGTGACCCGTCACTGCCATAAGCTCACCACAAAATCCCATGTCAAATGATGACCGAGCTTCAGTACAACAACTGAGAAGCAAGGTATAAGTTTGCAAAGAAGGCTGGAGACCTAATCGCAACATGCTCTGCAGCAAGTTGTATGCATCTGAAAGCCGATGCACCCTAAGGAACGCACTGAGCAGGGAATTGCAAGTGGGCACATTAGGGCACAACCCAGCATTGAGCATGGCTTGATACCACTCCCAAGACTTCTCAACATTCCCAACCTTTCCCCACAAGTCTACTAAAAGACCATAAACAGGTTCATCTGGCACCCaattcttccttttcatctCAGTAAAAATTGCTTCTGCCTCCTCAAGATGCCCACAATGGCCAAGCACCTCCATTACTATGCTGTAAGTTACTTTGTCGGGTTGAAATCCTGCATTCTGCATGTCACGGTAAAGTTCTAATGCAGTTGGATAGTTCCTTGCCTTGGCTTGCAAAGCAATCATAATATTGTAAGTAACCAAGTTTGGAACACAGCCCTGATCAACCATCTCGCAGAATAGCTTGTGAGCAGAAGTCAAATGGCCAGCTTTTCCCAGGCAGTTGATTATAACACTGTAGGTGAATGTGTCAGGAGAAAGGTGAGCCTCTTGCATCTTTTGATACATGTGCAAGGCAACATCCAGAAACCCTGCTTTCGCATGGATGTCGATGAGTGTGCAATAGGTGACACGGTCAGGTTGACATCCTGCTTCCTGCATCCTATCAAAAACGCTGACTGCTTCATTCAAATAGTTTGCCCGGCCATAACTGTGAATCAATCGATTATATGTCACCACATTTGGCTGGCATCCATCCCTGACCATCTCAGCCAGCAATTTGTTAATCGCACCAAATTGTCTAGCACGACCCAGGATGCCAACCATTGTGGTGTAAGTATGCCCATCATGCTTGAACCCAGTTTGTCTTTTCAGCCAATAAAAGAAACCAAGAGCAACCGGATGGTCTTGAATCTGCTTTAGAACCTGGTTTGCTTGATATGCATCCATCAAACAGTTGAGATTTCTAAGAGCCTCTTCTGCTGCAGGTCCCCAACTCAGCTGTCGCAATATGCGAGAAACATTTTCCACAACATGCCCAGAGCTTCCAAACTGCCTAGACACTGGAGCAATTCCTATCATTTTTGTATCTCTTAGGGGCTTGCTGAACCCCCCTGCGATGCCTCCCACAAACCTCGGTTCTGAATTTCGAACATTGGAATTGAAATTGGAATTCGATGTTGAGTAGTTTGAATAAGCTTTTGACTTCTGTGGCATAGACCTCTTATTGTGAGTATCTGAAGACAGACTTCGAGTATCTACTGTATTCCTTGTCCAGGTATCTCCCACATGACTGCAACCTTTAACTGAGCCCGATTTATCACCTTTTCCTCTTGTACTGTGATAACTACTTGTAGAGTTTGAGGCTGCTGCTATATTGGCAGACGACTCTGCACGAACTTTTGAAAATTTCCCTTTTCTAATGGGTTTTATATTTGTTGATTTGATCTTAGAAAGAGGCTTGGTGGGGTCAACCATACAGTTCTGTGGCAGCTTAAGCATTCCACTCCCATCTGACATAGGAATCTTATAATTTACTAAATCAGACAGAAAATTTACTGCTACAATACCTGCCCTAATAAACTGATCTGAGATAGGAGGCGCATGCACCGCATCATTATTAACACCAACATTGTCACTGACATAACTAACACAATCTGATCCCACCACAGATCTAGGAGCAGCTACAACTTGTGCTAGAGAAGTTGCATGCTCAACACTCTCAACTTTTTGAGAACCCACTACTTTTACTGCATCACCCAAAAACAGGGGTCCAACTCTTGCTGCAGTTTTGGATGCCAAGGTGGTTTGCTTCTGCATGATCAAAACTTCATTTCTTGCATGCTGCTTTGTTGAAACACAAGTTTCATCTTCAGAGCAAGGGCATGAGTTTCCATCTGGTGTACTGGATCGTGTTCCACTAATTAAAATGGACCTAGCAGAGTTGGAAAGGGGACCAATCTGCTTTGTTCGCAACATAATCTGCAAATAGAGTAATACCTTCTATAAGAAGGCTTGCAAAATAGTCAATACCAATAAAATAAGGACATCCTTACTAAATCATGAAAGTAAAATCCATTCATTGATTAGTTTGTATGCTAGTTCAGTAAAGAAAAAGGCCATTCTGTTGATGGTAGTGCCATCATGTAACCATCACATATCAACAAACAATGAAGTAGAAACAACTTACTAAATTACGTTCTTGAAGAATCCAGTTTCTTAAACTGTAATCCGGAGTTTGTTGTACCCTAAAACCCTTCTAATGCCGGTTACAAGGGTTCCCACCTAACTGGCACTGCTCTTTAATTACATTTGACctataaaaatgaaatcaacAGAAGACTTGTGAGTTTAATAGAGTAGGTGATGCAAGAAGGAAAAATAGGACagtttttttcaagaaaaaaaaatggtttcaaattttgattgatCTTAAAGAacagtaagaaaaattaatacaGATATCAAAATTCATAACATCTCAATGCTCCCTTGCAAGATATAATGATATGTTGGCATAAAAGAAacacatttataatattttattttatttttaaggattaaaaataacACAGAACTAAAACTGGCTCAATCTTTAAGGCAAAAATTAACAATTCTGGTCACAAACAAATGGGGTCTCATAGAAATCCGTAGTCTGATGCTGGCCTTGGTTTGATCCTGCTCTATGAGTAGAGTGAACAAAATAAATCATGGGGATGACGCTATTTTAGTTATTCAAGTTTTAGAGGATTTAGTATattatgacaattttttttaatagccATATATTATGACATGAAATAATGTGACTGACATTTTGTTGCTtgaaaatgggaaagaatgaaaAGGAAATGGATTACCAGTGGTAATTTAGCTTGTCAACTCATAATATAACCTAACACCATAGCTTGTGGAGCCAGATATATGAGAAAGCAGCAGAAGACGTGTGTAGGAGTGATTAATGCAGACAATCAGAAAATGCTTAGCACATCCATAATTCTACATTTCCATGGCCtgtactatttttctgtacttgTTCCATTGCTATTTGTTATCCTAGTAACCTCCTAGATCATTATACAACTTTCAATATGTTTACAACTAACTACCATGCTGATAAACTCAGGCAATAGTTATAAAGACCACTTTTTAAATGGACAATAAGATCGTATCTTACAAAGAAcattaaattattgtttttgttttatcattGTCCAGTTAGAATATTCATAAGTCTGTGTCCCATTTATAATTCTGAATTATTTGCCAATgatcttaatta of Vitis vinifera cultivar Pinot Noir 40024 chromosome 17, ASM3070453v1 contains these proteins:
- the LOC100256959 gene encoding uncharacterized protein LOC100256959 isoform X1; this encodes MGHKKRNLAPRSKGSQGSPGGAAVGGDGANSAEAEQSLNLNVGNSSEKSKMVTGVESEGSAYSAIKLECERSLTALRRGNHNKALRIMKELSVRHDNSVHSALIHRVQGTVCVKVASIIDDPNAKQRHLKNAIETAKKAVELSPNSIEFAHFYANLLYEAASEGKEYEEVVHECERALSIDSPVDPAKESLQDESQQKISTVEARIGHVQNELRSLIQKSNIASISTWMKNLGNGEEKFRLIPIRRVSEDPMEVRLVQSKRPNEIKKATKTQEERRKEIEVRVAAARLLQQKSDAPQSQSEGDRTDKASETSSGPGQRVGERRKNARKFGSTVERKVRVRSYWNSMSFNMRKDLLKIRISDLKAHFSSVKDGLASGVLSEALSFVEVNKVWKFWVCCRCGEKFKDSELHMQHVVQEHMGNLLPKMQSVLPQNIDNEWIEMIVNCSWKPLDISAAVKMLKNESKCQQNELIDEFYTGNNTEECIDCFKDAWESSPEKGMLGDGCSCGNLVKSDSDKIPNQGSRECDGNEGSKAYLLANSWPLADDSERAKLLEKIHVLFEMLIKHKCLAGSHLSKVMQFTTDELQGIASGSQLLNYGVDQTPTCICFLGASQLRKLLKFLQELSHACGLARSSDKTSSAMDDANSLNRDFDIKENVLLNGDASCLLLDEHLLPTENTSTASHVAVTDDAATETSPIICNENGVQPDGGSLLSWIFTGPSSVEQLASWMRIREEKSNQGMEILQMLEKEFYHLQSLCERKCEHLSYEEALQAVEDLCLEEGKKRENVTDFGSRSLESVLRKRREELRESENEVMLISNRFELDAVINVLKEAESLNMNQFGYEEHYNGVTSHLCDLESGEDDDWRSKDFLHQMDACIEVAIQRQKEQLSVELSKIDARIMRNVTGMQQLELTLEPVSAFDYRSIILPLLKSFMRAHLEDLAEKDATQKSDAAREAFLAELALDSKKSAIGGSDNSRHNHDKTKEKKKGKEYRKMKDSKGTGGSEQHVLHHVTTEQDSSPVASDGEHPDSEPVVSVNDDNSKHQEEELRRKIELEAEERKLEETLEYQRRIENEAKQKHLAEQRKKTTGIIPEKVVTGFSGGYLNPSADEHDAHEQLEHFKQKSQFPNSFDGMPRDVMDGTTVLIDSITSSANQRLRSTPSQYHAKVEQGLPNGGSPVDGVLLSERRIGRKTKRQKNSTKLIDGKYQAVSSGKENVEVGISHIEDRVKEQIKIHGSGVNLHLGDNGTKTLRQLQAEEDDEERFQADLKQAVRQSLDAYQAHQKLPLVSSLRMPQRMSHEVDDVGLSPDDVVIKNMSGADMLGTGLKNEVGEYNCFLNVIIQSLWHLRRFRNEFLGRSTSEHVHVGDPCVVCALYEIFTALSVASTDTRREAVAPSALRIALSNLYPDSNFFQEAQMNDASEVLGVIFDCLHRSFTSSSSISDTESVESNCMGSWDCANSICLAHSLFGMDIFERMNCYNCSLESRHLKYTSFFHNINASALRTMKVMCAESSFDELLNLVEMNHQLACDPEAGGCGKFNYIHHILSTPPHVFTIVLGWQNTCESADDITATLAALNTEIDVSVLYRGLDPKNRYCLVSVVCYYGQHYHCFAYSHEHERWVMYDDKTVKVIGSWDNVLTMCERGHLQPQVLFFEAVN